The DNA sequence gcatgaatcggaatgcatgatttatcaccGATAATTGAAAAACATGAGAATAATACAGTAGATATATCAATAattaacacaaaacattttctgatagtgatttattgataaaAATGGCACGTGCAGGCAGGCAATCACGGAAATTCTCACTCTGAACCATTGAGTGTTGtcgtttatgtatgtagctagtgagctatgctgtagcattagcaatgtctttcaaaaggagacaactcacaaatgcgGAAATTCTGGAGATGTAAAAgaaattctgacaatgagtctgaaagtcaggaatcagattctgacagggAGGAGCTGCCCTccagccattgagaaccctgaatctgaggaccccttgaccactgacaaagtcccagttccctttgaagatgctgaagatgctggtggtgatggaggcagaccgacagtggatgaagtacaggagttatgtggtagctggaaggctgccagccatttcacccctcctggccctgctgtttgctttgatgagtcccagtctggagtgcaacgcccctttccatttccatctgaggcagagtgcttcaagttgtttctgacagaggagctggtgggagacatagcaGAGACCAATCGCAATGCCTTGGAACTactggagaagagagagccaagagTGGAGGGGACAAtcacaattagtgaaatgtataccttcctggtgacagtcatcctcatggggatagtaaagaagaactccctaagagaatactgaaacacagatcctatgtttgcaactcccttctttgtCACCCTCTTTCCCCAAGACTGCATTTcatcaacaatgctactgccatcctaaatgacccGTTATACAAAAATAGAAAATGTCAActgctggcagtaaagtggcatgacaaacgagacatccatgtcctctccactgtccatacagcaaccatgtcggccacagggaaggtggaccacctgacgggagagagaaacATCAAACCAGACTGTGagcttgactataacctcaaaatggggcagtggataaggcggacatgataaacagctttgtggaatgcactcagAAAACGACCAAGTGGTATAAGAAGATATTTTTCAATATTTCctgggtagcttcaaaatacaacaagcCAATACTTCTCTGacacaattagcattgttttacagagctaatagaagaatgtaactagctacataagcacgattgaatataacaccataaaggttatgaaattagtaacgttacctcgcgtgtccgcggttataaagaatatacacaaatataatatgctacagtagaaacgacataaCAGACAAGCATaaactattataacgtaataaggcacttactttgatagaaacgcacacatcTCGAAAGTTATTATTGGTAACGAAGACAACTATGACTGCGATGCAGGCAACAGATGGAAAATGTGAACAAGTCTGTGCAGGACGGGAGatgagcaaatgtctgcagacttgaactgcaATAACAATTGGGAAGTGTTTGGGGAATTTTGTCCGGGTCAGAAATGTCCAAAAACTGAATTGGTCGGCAAAGGTAAAAATGACAACTTTTCTGTGAATGAATggggcggaacacacctcaattcaaactgttattAGAAAATAAAAAACTTGTTCGTAAATGATTTACAATTAACTAATTGAAAACAGCctgtaaataaaaacaggctTCGTGCCTTTGCTTGAGGGCAGCGCGGATGGTGAATAAAACACCACAAAGGTTATGAAATTAGTAACGTTACCTCACGTGTccgcggttataaggaatatacacaaatatattatcCTCCATAAAcacagtgagctacagtagaaacggGATAACAcgacatttgcaaacatttctaaaacactgttttcgctttgtcattatggggtattgtgtgtagattgatgaagccATTttttatgtaatcaattttagaataaggctgtaacataacaacaaacaagtcaatgggtctgaatactttccgaatgcactgcaccACGTAACGTTTTCTCACTACTAAATATGGTAGTGACAGGAACTCCAGTCACATATCTTTGGGTATACACTcccaaaagcaaaaaaaaaaagtttgacaaTCCTGCTATTGTgcaagagagggggggagggccTCCAGAAATCAAAACACACATTTACTGGAAACAGTGCTAATGACGCCAACCttcaccactcctctcctcttataAACCCTCCACCTCACAAAAGAAACGTCTCTTTGGGTCTCACTTTCTCGTTTGCTCGAGAATCATTGTCTATTTTTTAACACGAGGCTAAATAAGTAGCTATATTCGCTTGCCATGGATCAACCACCATCGTACCAGCCAGAGTTTGTCCCAATGAAAGGAAATAAGTACATGCGTCTTGAAGACACTCACGGAGCGCCCAAGTTCCAACATACCGTCGTCTTGGGACAGCCACAGCCCGTTGTACCTCAGCCCAGGGATCACATTATCTGGTCACTTTGCAGCCTCGTGTACGGCAACCCATTCTGTCTCGGAATGTTAGCGGTGTATTTCTCCATAAAGGTGAGTTGGAATTCTCCTTATATAGCTTTTTATAGCAATGTCTGGTGTTGGTGCTTGTATTGTATGGATTTTCAAGTTGAGAAAGTTATTATATAGGCGACCAACTTTGAACTATGGAAGGAAGACAGCATAACAATTATCTACATTTGCGTTTCACTCTCTTGTTATCACAGTGTTATAAAAATGTGTAGTCTGTACTTCATCTATAGGCTCTATAGATCTTTACTCCAAAATAAGTGTTTTAAGGAGTATTAAACCACTAAGAGGGTAATACATGACTGAGATCATCCCATTAGTATGAAATGTCATGTGTGCATGTTGTTAACTAATATGCATCGCTACATAAACACAATCAGCAACACATGAATGATTCTATAATATAAATGATTCTACATTTTGTCTTCCAGTCCAGGGATAGGAAGATGGTTGGAGACTTGGAGGGAGCAAGAAAACACGGGAACACTGCACGCTGCTTTAATACTGTGACCCTGACTTTGGCAATCCTTGGGCTGCTCTTCCTCTTCATCACCTATGGTATCATCATCTACCAAGTTGCACACTGAGTAGTTCCAGTCTTTGCTTTTGTAAAAAGTGTTCATTTTGAAATCTTGGCAGGTGTTATACACCTCTAGGATTGTGTCCTGATACATTTCAGCTCAtctctttaacacacacacacacacacacacacacacacacacacacacacacacacaccacataagtTCCTTCAGCACTGTGTACCAGAACTGATTTGCTCTTCTTTAGTTTTGTGTTTTAAGGATGCAAGATTCTTTTGAAGTTCCATTCAAATGTAattttttataaatacattttaaaatgttgtaaaTGCATTACATTTCAGATTTTATAGGTGTTAATGGATGTTAACGACTCTGTAAGACTCGTCCCATATAAACATACACTCACTTAACAAGAAAACAATTCCCATGGCTTTGTATCCACTTGGCAGAGACGGCATAACAGAACTTGGCTCGGGTCAGCAATTGAACTGTTGACTGAATCTGAGAGGTCCATGAACATACATGTCCTGACATGGCTTGTCTTTGTTGTCGCTCTCCAACAATGTTTAAGACACAATCTGTACTATTTATGGTTGCTAAGATTACTTGTCCTTGTGTGATATAAAGATGTAGGAATTTGAGTATGTTGAACAACTTTATCAACACCAAGAATGAACAGTATTAGGTATTTTTGACTTATTACTCTGATACAAATTATCAACAGATGTTGATGTTGTAAAAGTGTAATTTCCAGCAGTGTAGAAAGTCCAGGCCTGGTTTCCGAGACAAGCTATGTCACCAGGAATCCCTGGCTGGCTGTGTCACAGTACTCTTGAATAGCTTACTATCATCTATTTTCCCTCTGGAGAAAATAGTCTCTGTAGGTTTGATGGGTAAAACAAACACTATTCAATTCAAGGTCCTGTTAAATAAAATACTTACGTTTATCATTCCTTCTATCCTTCCCCTTCTCCCTGCCTTATCTGACAACGGTGGATTGGTGAAAGTAATAGCTGCAGACTTTATCCATTTATACACAGAGATTGCTTACTTtaagatggggaggaaggagacaTTAGGGCTTTTGTCAAGGATGCATTTTTATAGGGATTCACACAGGTTTCCTCTTGTCAGTATAATTCTTGAAGGAAAGCAGATCAGTAGAGTGAGTTGATCTAGATCAGATGATTGGGACAaagctaaaaaataaataaagtggaaGCTGGGGGCCATTTTCAGGCTCCTTGCAAAGCTcaaagcctgcagagttctgggCCCTTTCAGGGCTAAAAGAAGGAGGAAATATGGCTTAATGTTTTTATGCCAacagtgtgccaagctgtcatcaaggcaaagggtggctactttgaagaatctcaaatataaaatatattttgagttgtttaaaaggattggacccttttttttaaaaattttcCCTTAAAATtatatacccaaatctaactgcctgtagctcaggaccttattgtgttattgactgtacgtttgtttatgtgtaactctgttgttgtttttgtgaaataaaatttaaaaaaataataaaacctgaagcaaggatatgcatatttttgataccatttgaaaggaaacactttgaagtttgtggaaatgtgaaattaatgtcggagaatataacacattagatctggtaaaagataatacaaagaaaaaacgtgttttctatatgtatatacatatatatattatatatatatttttcctcatctttgaaatgcaagagaaaggccattataTGACTTTGGACtctaggtgcaatttagattctgTCCActggatggcagcagtgtgtgtgcaaagttttagactgatccaatgaaccattgcattactgttcaTTACTGCCATAATGTGCCGagttggtcaattgatacattttcaagttcataactatAGAGAATATACAAACATGATATGGTAATAACAAATGTATGTTTACACACTCCCATGAATGTCATAAATTATGGATAATTAGCTTCCCTACGGGGGAGGGAGGGCAGACAGCAGGGCTTCAAACtctagaacccagttcctacatttcaatataaaaatggattttatcaaacaaaactaggctacattttatctctgggaccctcaggatgacaaatcagaacaAGATTACTGAATATAAGTATATtttttaccttcagaggtgaatgtatcaaactaGTTGCTGTGATAAaagcactctcctcaaacaatagcatgatattttttcactgtaatagcttgtgtaaattggacagtgcagttagattaacaagaatttaagctttctgcccatataagacatgtccatttcctgggaaatgttcttgttacttacaacgtcatgctaatcacattagtgcaCGCTAgttcaaccgtcccgcgggggaaCACCGATTCTGTAGAGGATAACCAGTTAGAGGGGATAGACAGACTTGTATAC is a window from the Salmo trutta chromosome 38, fSalTru1.1, whole genome shotgun sequence genome containing:
- the LOC115177873 gene encoding dispanin subfamily A member 2b translates to MDQPPSYQPEFVPMKGNKYMRLEDTHGAPKFQHTVVLGQPQPVVPQPRDHIIWSLCSLVYGNPFCLGMLAVYFSIKSRDRKMVGDLEGARKHGNTARCFNTVTLTLAILGLLFLFITYGIIIYQVAH